Part of the Thunnus albacares chromosome 11, fThuAlb1.1, whole genome shotgun sequence genome, CAAGGTGAGCTGAGTCACACTGTTTTCTCAAAGAGCTACATGAATACTATAAGAGCTCTGAGACTGTTTAAAACAAATCTGTGCCACAATGTACAGGGAAATGAGATAGTGTTGCAGTGttgcaatattattttttacattttatcatatttatatatatatatatatatatatatatatataaagtattaCATTTCATATGTTTTTGCCAAGTTGTCAAGTCTAAGTTCAACAGCTGCCTCCAGCCTGTACAGTAGAATTCTGTTGCCCTCTTCTGGACACTGGTGTAATTAGAGTAACTTCAGTGTTTCTGGTTGCTGTGAGCTCTTCAGATGTCTCACACTGATTTCAGACTGTTCTtggacaaaagaaaaacagcagcaactgtCAGGCTGCAAGTTAGTTTACTCAAACACCAATGTTGTTATTTTGATTGTAATGTGGTTGAGTTTAAGTAATTCTACTTCAACAATGAAGTGTCACTGAGCAAGACATTTAACTTCTCAGTAGCTCGTTGACCATTAGATGCAGATATGACAGCATACATGCTCAGCAACAAGGTAAACAAAGGCAGAAAATacagtttcctgtttctgtgAGACACATTTAGGGAATCCTGAATCTGTTCACACATTAGCAGACTGAACAAAGGTATCACTACTAAAAAGTACATgccatatatattatatacagtatgaatccTCATTGGAGCTTATGTTTTCTCATATGTGTATGAcagtaaaaaagcaaaactggcTGGTAATATTGGCTTCAGCTGGCAAAATCAAAATCACTTCAGCTTGGAAAAATCCTTCTCAGTGACATAGAGCAGCATGGAAAAATACTGGAGGTCAGGCATTTTGTTCTCTGGCCAGCTCTCAATTCTGAGCTGCTGGTTGAATGCAGGAAAACAACATCCAACTAGGAGGAAGGGTTTGCTGCAAAATCAAATATATAGGATTAGATGACTGATCTGTTTTACCTATTTCTCTATTtatcaaagtaaaaataaacataagagcaaatatactgtaaataaacatagcacaaaaagtaaggaaatttgtgtttggtagattatttctttgttgtaacaatgcttcttggcaataaatcttataccgttggaaagcctgtttattttcattttaaatggtgccacatttgtaaggaacatgcatttgtgggatgagcagcagagctgagtatgtgggttgcacccatgaaaaatatgccaaatcttctctgccaatgccaaacagcttattctgccattgactcttgtttggtgtttggtggattggatgattgaagtttgagGAAACaggacatattggcaatttaacaatttattcatttaacaaacaggagcctcagtagcgtgtggaagaaccagacacagccacaacagcctggcacctcccCCTcatggcatcccattcttcaaccagcatttgttgcaagtcagccaacgtggttgtgttggtcactctgacACGAATAGCTcacccaagctgatcccacaagtgttcaatggggttgaggtcaggactcctggcaggccattccatcctctccactcccaaattctggaggtagtctctgataaacctcACTCTGTGGGGGCGAGCGTTGTCATCTTTGAGGACAGAGTTgggtcccagactgtggagatatgggattgccactggttgcagaatctcatctcaatatctctctgcattgagattgcctccaatgatgacaagcttcgtttttccagtgagggagatgctgccccacaccatcacactgcctccaccaaaagatgttactctattagtgcagcaatcagcatagtgttctctgcctcctctccacactttgaccctatgatggcagaatctggactcatcgctgaacataacgttcctccacatgttcaggttccagtgcatgTGTACCCAACACCAGCGCAAATGGGCCTGACGGTGAAGGGCATTCATGGCAGGCCTCTtggcagccctatgagaccAGAGTTTGGCTGTGTGCAGTCTGTTCTGGATTGTCTGGGCAGGGAATTAATCCCACTCTTTTACTTTAAGTTTCCTCTAAAGTAACTTTAGGTTAGGTAAAACACATTGAGTTGAAAAGTGcaatataaattaaattgtcTTGCCTTGCTTTTCAAACAATTATTTATTCCTGGTAAATTCCCAAATTTGACGTTGAAAAGTTTGCTCAGAGTTCTATTAACACtgaatggatgaataaatgacaAATCCATTCTTCACTCGTATGTTTTTGTTGCAGAGAACTGTACCAACTACAAGCTCCAGTTTGAGAGGGTTTTCTCTGTTCCCGGGGACGTAGCTATGCTGAATAGCACCTTGGTGTCTCCAGATGTCTTCAACTTCACCTCAGTGCCTTATAACATCACCTGGTATGAGTCAAAGACTGGCAGAGAGCTGAGCAACCAGCCTGGTCAAATCCTGGTGCAAAGGGAGACTCTGTGGTTGCTTAACGTGACGCTGGACGACGACGGGGAATACATCACCATAGTGAGGTACGGTAGCatcaaataaaatagaaatagcATTATAAGTTGgaacattaaatataaattgtGCCCTTATGTGTCACCTATTCTAAATAACATCTGGAGCCGGACATTGTAGCTGTTTTAGGATCTGAAAATGTCTTAGTTTGGTGACTCATAGCGGTAGTATCACAAAAGGCACTGTGGCAGGCAGCAGAGCATGTTGTCACTGCTATAATTAATTCAAGATTCAGGTGTGATAAAAGGAAACTGATGGTAAAATACAAACACTTGCTAAATAGCAGTGAGCCACAGAGCGATGGACTCACAGATATTAGATCTTTAGAGCTTGTGCCATGTGCAGTTTTCCTGAAGTCCTTAAATTTCTCTGCTGTTCTAAATACCATTATTGAGTGAAAGGTTTGACAAGGGTTTGTTGTCCTTAACCTGAGAAGCTCCTGATTCAGCTGCCCATTGCTTGAATATGAACAGATTCTCttcactgtacaaaaaaaaagtaagaaaaaaagcaatttttctcctctttgtttGACAGGACTCCTACTCAGTGCTACAGGCAGACCACCAGGCTGGAGGTGAATCAGCCAGATGCTGGAGAGTGTGTGAGGCCAAAAAAATCTGGTCAAACGCTTATGGGGGGAGTGGATGACAATCTGTTCTGCCCTCTGAAAGACTATATAAAGAAACTGGACAGCTACAACATCACTTCCTCTATCAAGTGGTACAAAGTGAGTTACTGTATGAGAAAGTCTCATTGACTGGTGACATAATTTACACCAGATATTGAGTATTAGTGTCATGTCTTTACAGACATAATCTGGGAACAGCTGTCAGTTTGGCTTAAATATGGTTGGAATTGACACAAAATTGTAATTGTCCTGTACACCACGCAGCAGATCCAATCATGGAGGGTCTTCACTTAGGCTAGATGCTTAATTATGTGCAGTAAGTGTCAGATACAGTACTGGTGCAAATTAAAAGTTATCACATATAGTTTCAATTGTGCATCCTCCAGAAGACTGAAGGAAGTTTAAGCAGGGTCCTGTTTTCctgttctttgtttgtttgtagagTTGAACATGATCTGAATCAAGGGTTAAGGGTAGATGGTGTTGTACATtatacagattgtaaagccatTATGGGCTATGTAAATACAACGAACTTGCTCTCTGCAAGAAAATCCTGCTGTGGCCATGGCATTGTTATGAATTTTACTTGCATCTACTGCCATTATTTCTATGTCAGATGTGTGTATTATTTTCATAACATGATGTACAGTAGTACATCTGGCCCTGAGACCAGCTGTATATAAACTGAGATGTGGTACATGTATGTGAACATGCTAAAAATTCTGGTGAAAGTGTCGTCTTGTGTCAGATATAAGCTGTTTCTGAAATCACTCCTTATTTactatatagtgcactataatcacctgacattttatttgagtgtatAAGAGTGTAAATGTATCCACCATATATTGCCCTTAAAAATGccacaaagcaaagaaaaaagcagcatcCATGACATGGactactttctgctaacaattCCACAATGTAATACGCCGCATTTTATAGAGGCGAATATTGACGTTATGCTACTCTACAGTTGTCAGTGAATCTGATGATGGAAAATGATGATTAGTAAGTCCAAAATCTTGATTTGCTGCTCACTTTTGAGTAAACTATTGATTGTCAATAGTATAGGGAGATGTGAATAAGTGAACAAGGGAGTGATGTTTTGTCTGTGGAGCAACTCTACCAGTAAAAGTTTGAAGCACTCATTGGAGgtgtactgtagtactgtagtaaGTACTGTAATCTCTTCTTTTATGTTGCATGACTTCCTTTAGGCTTGCCTTACAGAGATGACGgtcatttctttgtctgttcagCTTGGTGGTCATCACTACTCATGATGAAAACCTAGTTCTTCTTTCTTCAGCCAAATTAATTtgcggatgattattataacaaaTCTTGACAGTTGTCAATGGGAGGGAACATCTCAAGTCTCATCCTGAATTTATCAAACAGTCAGTCTACGGTTGGATTTGGCTCCTTTTCAGACAGAAAAACTCTGTTGCATACAGGGATGTGGCAGGTTTTAATCTGCTCACCAAGTTACTAACAAGACTGTCTCTCATAGAAAGAAtttgttagttgttgttttttacaaatCGTCATAATATAAAGCCtgatttacttttatatttccttttctcttccaGGATTGTAACCTCATAGTAGATGGAAAGGACAATATTACCTACTGGGACAAGACCAAACTGATGATTAAAGGGGTGATGCCCCACCACAACGGCTCCTACACCTGCATTCTTACCTTCACCCTTGGTGGCGTCACAGGATCTGTGTCAGAGACCATTGAGGCTTGGGTCAAAGGTTAGAactgagatgaataattgaatgATTGAGAGAGAGGGACTTCATGCTATTTGTCCGgaacatgataaaatgattaCAACAGCATGTGctatatttaatatgttttaatttttaaaatcaccAAATTTACAAGCAACCACTAGTGAGTAGTGCAAAGGTCATAGCAGCCTGACAAGAGAATACTTTAGAATTTAGCGCCACCAAATGGCAGTGGGGCTTACTGAGTTTTCACCAACCTGGCAACTCCTTGATATGGTTCCATGTACAGCACATTTGAATGATTAGACAACCTCAACCTCTGTTACCATATGTATGAGCCACGCATGTATTTcatgttgtctttcttttcagaGGACTATTGTTTGGTTCCGGAAGTGCAGGAACCAGCCAATGAAATCATCAAGGCAGAGATGGGTGAGCCTCTACCTGTAACAtattttttagaaatgttttgcAATTTAACATGTGTATTGAGGAGATTGACATCAGCACTGTGTCAAAAATGCAGCcccctcattcatttcagtTCTTTTGGGACCACTTTGATGGCACAACAGGGGTCCCAATGAAAAGGATTTCAGCAAAAAaatcatctgcaaaaaaaagtttaacctGGCTCAGTGTTTGCTGCAACACAATGAAATGTCATCTAACAATGCACTATGCACTGTACCAATTAAGTACAAGTGGCAAATTCAAGGTGGTACAATACTTTGCAATGTGAACTGTGGTATTCTACTCTTAACCTCGCTATCATCAAATCAGAGGATAAAATGATTGTAGTTGTAAAGTTTTACATCAGAGTTGGAAAATCCTGTCTTGTATTATAAACCACTGTGAAGTCTTTTGACTCATGATAAGCTTTTACAATTATTGATGTATTATTCCAACCAGACTTGTACCTGTAAGatactttcacacacacacagtgccatTTTTGGTCTGAACTGGTCCGAGGCCCTTAGCTGACATACATCATAGTCTGTTTAAGATATACGTCTGGAAAATATTTGGAAATGttccatttttatgtttttaaatatctatatatttgatagattaagagaaattgttttatttatttattatggttttttttgtgcatgtgtttaggGTCCAGTTTCAAGCGGAGGTGCCTGGTGTTTGTGCCGGGTGGCGGGTGGCCCATGATTGATATCTTTTGGTTGGTCAGAAACGAATTCGTTTTCAGCACTAACCCCTCTGACCATTTCTACACATCAGAAACACGGTCAGCACacttacttttcctttcatttgttttgttttatctacTGCTTTTTAGGTACAATAAGTGAGAGATATATGGTATTTGCGTGAGGGGGCAGGAAAACTCAGCTGACATATGGCCCAAACATATTGTCACAAAGTTGTTTTTAGCAAAATTATATTCAGATTATACTAGCAAAAGAtttaaaattattgattaatgcagctttaatccCATTCAAAATATCTTGCAGACTGGAATCAATCAGAACTGGGTCAAGTAAGCATGTACAACTAAACCAAGACTAAAGAGTAGACAGAAGTAGAATATTCAGTATAAAGAATAGAGACAGCTGCTCTATCCAGGCACAGACAGTGAAGCCCTACATTTTGTTGtattaactttcttttttctcatctctctgtcctTAACAGTATGTGGAGTCAGGACAGTCCCAGAAAAGGTGTGTGGTTGGAGCGGATGCTGATGTTTTCTAAGCTGACGGAGGAGGATTTCAACATCAACTATACCTGTCGCGCATACAGTGACCGGGGAAATCCTGTGGGATATTTTACTCTGTTACCAGCAGGTAAAAACAGAGTAAACCTCTCAAACTCCTGATTCCTCTTATTAATTTGTTCTTGTTATTTCTGAAGGCTGTCAGATATTTCTAGTAGCCAGTTTACCGTAAAGGTTCTCTGTTCTAGGGCTCTAGCTTTCTGCACAGCCCTGTTtggttttgacattttgaattgtgTCTCAGCTGTGGATTTCACAATGGTTCTCTATGGGAAAATCTCCttacagacacatactgtagcagCCACCTGAGAAATAAAGATATTGATGTTCCACTGGGAAATTTAGACATGGCTGAGATGTTACTTGATTTAAGACAACTTTTAATAATGATTAGGGCTGCGTccaataattgattatttttactatatgtcagttattttcttgatcaatTGATTAACCATTTGGTTTAttaaatgtcagtttgttttgtccagtgaggctggaaccagtgattttttgcatttttgcttaataaaatacataaataattaaacaattatcaaaattgttacCAATACATTTTCTGGCAATCATACTTCACATCGTGTTTGTATGCATATATCCCCCCACCAAAAaattagatttctttttttgcaaTAATTTTTGAATACTGGTCAATTAATGTAAGGCCTAGTCCACATGGATATTTTTGAAAACAGGGTTTTTCCCTCTTtcatactcaaaaaaaaaatctggtccACACAggcacttgttttttttaaaaaaaatctctgtccaaat contains:
- the LOC122992042 gene encoding interleukin-1 receptor type 1-like — its product is MGLCSKLESLLFFLELYGICSGFLQENCTNYKLQFERVFSVPGDVAMLNSTLVSPDVFNFTSVPYNITWYESKTGRELSNQPGQILVQRETLWLLNVTLDDDGEYITIVRTPTQCYRQTTRLEVNQPDAGECVRPKKSGQTLMGGVDDNLFCPLKDYIKKLDSYNITSSIKWYKDCNLIVDGKDNITYWDKTKLMIKGVMPHHNGSYTCILTFTLGGVTGSVSETIEAWVKEDYCLVPEVQEPANEIIKAEMGSSFKRRCLVFVPGGGWPMIDIFWLVRNEFVFSTNPSDHFYTSETRMWSQDSPRKGVWLERMLMFSKLTEEDFNINYTCRAYSDRGNPVGYFTLLPAEPDLILPMGLVFGGVTVLFIISVIVYYLFKVDIVLWFRRAFPIFYTNTDLDGKLYDAYVAYPQNCLDGFNEQVETFALHTLPQVLEKACGYKLFIAGRDCLPGQAIVDSVDNNIQASRRLLLLYNASTFTGKSHTSSVSSYNNNNISKNSDGINNNESKTSDNNSMSFDGVYSDMRQQLECVAAMHRALLDASLKVVLVELEKVTPAQLALFPESVRHLRKKQGAVCWWKNQRTKQRWKTCMRREDEEKGGQDAELSPSLSPSSRFWKEMKYHMPVRGKRVVYPEKTALLNL